In Juglans microcarpa x Juglans regia isolate MS1-56 chromosome 8D, Jm3101_v1.0, whole genome shotgun sequence, the following are encoded in one genomic region:
- the LOC121243732 gene encoding LOW QUALITY PROTEIN: deoxyuridine 5'-triphosphate nucleotidohydrolase (The sequence of the model RefSeq protein was modified relative to this genomic sequence to represent the inferred CDS: inserted 1 base in 1 codon) — translation MFSLSPPVVFSLFPSFLQGAIQSKGFPLSICNSCQSSMADSTGSDPRHHLSVTPPQQISKAPRLVHGRRTEITREPNSYLRVKKLSKKAVLPSRGSPLSAGYDLSSATEVKVPARGKALVPTDLSIAIPEGTYARVAPRSGLAWKHSIDVGAGVIDADYRGPVGVILFNHSDIDFEVKAGDRIAQLIIEKIMXPEVTEVEDLDATARGDGGFGSTGV, via the exons ATGTTTTCCCTCTCCCCTCCAGTCgtgttctctctttttccctccTTCCTTCAAGGCGCAATCCAAAGCAAGGGTTTCCCTCTCTCTATCTGCAACTCTTGTCAATCATCCATGGCCGACAGCACCGGCTCCGATCCCCGACACCACCTCTCCGTCACGCCTCCCCAGCAGATCTCCAAAG CTCCCCGTTTGGTTCATGGAAGAAGGACTGAAATAACTA GGGAGCCCAATTCATACTTGAGGGTGAAAAAGCTCTCCAAGAAAGCCGTTTTACCTTCCAGAGGCTCCCCTCTCTCTGCGGGCTACGATCTCTCTAG TGCAACGGAGGTCAAGGTGCCTGCAAGAGGAAAAGCCCTGGTTCCAACCGATCTGAGCATTGCAATTCCTGAAGGAACCTATGCTCGCGTAG CACCGAGATCGGGCTTGGCGTGGAAGCATTCGATTGATGTGGGTGCCGGCGTGATCGATGCTGACTACAGAGGTCCAGTTGGAGTCATACTGTTTAACCATTCTGACATTGATTTCGAGGTGAAAGCTGGCGATAGGATCGCGCAGTTGATAATTGAGAAGATAA ACCCCGAAGTCACAGAGGTTGAGGATTTGGATGCAACTGCAAGAGGCGATGGTGGGTTCGGGTCTACAGGCGTATGA